One part of the Arabidopsis thaliana chromosome 1 sequence genome encodes these proteins:
- a CDS encoding Protein kinase superfamily protein (Protein kinase superfamily protein; FUNCTIONS IN: protein serine/threonine kinase activity, protein kinase activity, kinase activity, ATP binding; INVOLVED IN: protein amino acid phosphorylation, N-terminal protein myristoylation; LOCATED IN: cellular_component unknown; EXPRESSED IN: 7 plant structures; EXPRESSED DURING: 6 growth stages; CONTAINS InterPro DOMAIN/s: Protein kinase, ATP binding site (InterPro:IPR017441), Protein kinase, catalytic domain (InterPro:IPR000719), Serine/threonine-protein kinase domain (InterPro:IPR002290), Serine/threonine-protein kinase-like domain (InterPro:IPR017442), Protein kinase-like domain (InterPro:IPR011009), Serine/threonine-protein kinase, active site (InterPro:IPR008271); BEST Arabidopsis thaliana protein match is: Protein kinase superfamily protein (TAIR:AT4G10010.1); Has 124552 Blast hits to 123113 proteins in 4549 species: Archae - 90; Bacteria - 13991; Metazoa - 46983; Fungi - 12898; Plants - 30124; Viruses - 424; Other Eukaryotes - 20042 (source: NCBI BLink).) produces MGCICSKGAAEDEEGVVYHREKANEYWNKSSSVQLIAPLPSNKDDFSHKAVDGSSGGGRRASGLIVPIDDSHDGKTVIVERPSRSQRGRRVSDNGKGGGLIISNVPRSAEAELIAAGWPYWLTSVAGEAIKGWVPRRADSFEKLDKIGQGTYSIVYKARDLETGKIVAMKKVRFANMDPESVRFMAREINILRKLDHPNVMKLQCLVTSKLSGSLHLVFEYMEHDLSGLALRPGVKFTEPQIKCFMKQLLCGLEHCHSRGILHRDIKGSNLLVNNDGVLKIGDFGLASFYKPDQDQPLTSRVVTLWYRAPELLLGSTEYGPAIDLWSVGCILAELFVCKPIMPGRTEVEQMHKIFKLCGSPSEEFWNTTKFPQATSYKPQHPYKRVLLETFKNLSSSSLDLLDKLLSVEPEKRCSASSTLLSEFFTTEPLPCHISSLPKYPPSKELDAKVRDEEAKRKKAEAVKWRGHESVRRGLRDSKVTPEFIASGNSNVSLTTPSFKKEKRFTDTNSVIHPSSRSNVGEVKPSRSNNVPATMGDYLASSSQKENIVSRAPATTYMRKKNRMHYSGPLMPPGGNIEDMMKEHERRIQEAVRKSRLEKSATKKNKDISVKACA; encoded by the exons ATGGGCTGCATTTGCTCAAAAGGAGCagcagaagatgaagaggGTGTTGTTTATCATCGTGAGAAAGCAAATGAATATTGGAACAAATCTTCTTCTGTTCAATTGATTGCTCCTCTGCCTTCGAATAAAGACGATTTTTCGCATAAAGCCGTTGATGGAAGCTCTGGTGGTGGAAGAAGAGCGAGTGGTCTTATTGTTCCTATTGATGATAGTCATGATGGTAAGACGGTTATTGTAGAGAGACCTTCAAGGTctcaaagaggaagaagagtttcGGATAATGGCAAAGGAGGAGGATTGATTATTTCGAATGTTCCGCGTAGCGCAGAAGCAGAGCTTATTGCAGCTGGTTGGCCTTATTGGTTAACCTCTGTTGCTGGTGAAGCTATTAAAGGTTGGGTTCCGCGACGTGCTGATTCCTTTGAGAAGCTTGACAAA ATTGGGCAAGGGACTTATAGCATTGTGTATAAGGCAAGGGATCTTGAGACAGGCAAAATCGTGGCAATGAAGAAGGTGAGGTTTGCTAATATGGATCCTGAAAGTGTAAGGTTCATGGCTAGAGAAATCAACATTTTACGAAAACTCGACCATCCAAATGTTATGAAGCTTCAGTGTCTTGTCACTTCAAAGCTATCAGGTAGCTTGCACCTTGTATTTGAGTACATGGAGCATGATCTTTCAGGCTTGGCTCTTAGGCCTGGTGTCAAATTCACTGAACCACAG ATCAAGTGTTTTATGAAACAACTTCTTTGTGGACTTGAGCATTGTCATAGCCGTGGAATCCTTCACCGTGACATCAAGGGTTCAAATCTTTTGGTAAACAATGATGGAGTTCTTAAGATCGGAGATTTCGGTCTGGCGAGTTTTTATAAACCAGATCAAGATCAACCACTGACTAGCCGTGTAGTCACCTTGTGGTATAGAGCTCCTGAGCTTCTACTTGGATCTACAGAGTATGGACCCGCCATTGATCTCTGGAGCGTTGGTTGCATTCTCGCTGAACTCTTTGTATGTAAACCAATCATGCCGGGAAGAACAGAG GTCGAGCAAATGCACAAGATCTTTAAACTGTGTGGTTCACCATCTGAAGAGTTCTGGAATACGACAAAGTTCCCACAGGCGACAAGTTACAAACCGCAACATCCTTATAAGCGTGTCCTTCTAGAGACGTTCAAGAatctatcatcttcttctctagatCTTCTTGACAAGCTTCTATCTGTAGAACCAGAGAAACGATGCTCAGCTTCTTCGACTCTACTGAGTGAG TTTTTTACAACGGAGCCTCTCCCTTGTCACATATCAAGTTTGCCTAAGTATCCACCAAGCAAGGAACTCGATGCAAAGGTTCGAGACGAAGAAGCTAAAAG gAAAAAAGCTGAAGCTGTGAAGTGGCGTGGACATGAATCTGTGAGAAGAGGGTTAAGAGACTCCAAGGTAACACCAGAGTTCATTGCTTCAGGAAATTCAAATGTCTCACTCACTACCCCGTcgttcaagaaagaaaagcgCTTTACGGATACCAATTCAGTGATCCATCCAAGCTCTAGGAGCAATGTAGGTGAGGTGAAGCCAAGCCGATCCAACAACGTACCTGCTACAATGGGAGACTACTTAGCTAGTTCTTCGCAAAAGGAGAATATCGTTTCAAGAGCACCCGCAACG ACATACATGCGAAAGAAGAACAGAATGCACTATTCAGGTCCACTGATGCCTCCTGGTGGTAACATTGAAGACATGATGAAAGAGCACGAGAGACGAATCCAAGAAGCTGTACGCAAGTCCCGCCTTGAGAAATCTGCtacaaagaagaacaaagatatCTCAGTCAAAGCATGTGCTTAG